The following coding sequences are from one Nicotiana tabacum cultivar K326 chromosome 1, ASM71507v2, whole genome shotgun sequence window:
- the LOC107785837 gene encoding putative mitochondrial protein AtMg00240, whose translation MTPATSLDKDEEGTVDESKYRGMIGFLLYLTASRPDIMFSVCRCVRFQLAPKESHLTAVKQIIRYLIETTSHGLWYSRLNNFKLEGFLVVDLARDKDKRKSKVKHVNYNSSPAIVRNRDQSHYLQLKLNTLLTDNVVLNYSG comes from the coding sequence ATGACTCCAGCCACATCCCTTGACAAAGATGAGGAAGGAACGGTGGATGAATCAAAATATCGTGGAATGATCGGATTTCTACTTTATTTAACTGCTAGTCGACCTGACATAATGTTTAGTGTGTGTAGATGTGTCAGGTTCCAATTAGCTCCTAAAGAGTCTCACTTAACTGCAGTCAAACAAATTATCAGATATCTCATTGAGACTACATCACATGGATTATGGTATTCACGTCTTAACAACTTTAAGCTTGAAGGTTTTTTAGTTGTAGATCTTGCAAGAGataaagataaaaggaaaagcaAAGTGAAACATGTCAATTATAACTCATCTCCTGCAATAGTAAGAAATAGGGATCAGTCGCATTATCTACAACTGAAGCTGAATACATTGCTAACAGataatgttgtgctcaactactCTGGATAA